The proteins below come from a single Streptomyces tubercidicus genomic window:
- a CDS encoding DUF6973 domain-containing protein, which produces MAELRDGERGYAADPDAIKKAGGVALEIRRALLTAAEPTCCRSGPVRGNLTEAHTQIQDALRMDDKADERIAWDLKDDGGTRRDAFNDVVHRGRRKSPKEILREYQVTDDPRGVTDYFGEQITQGEENLLSDLSLVEKSDFKDIKERAWEECQARFPEDDNDGHMDAFRHAYWNALMTQRFGPEWAEQYGTAHERLPGNPKDREAMDLYNNEVGRRIAMNNPTDTPAQLAAKIQSAVQLGTTVVMDREGNLVASDKVEIGEHGHTNRVKGGTHEGRDPGDPGPGS; this is translated from the coding sequence ATGGCTGAGTTACGTGACGGTGAGCGGGGTTACGCCGCTGATCCCGACGCGATCAAGAAGGCCGGCGGTGTTGCCCTCGAAATCCGGCGGGCCCTGCTGACCGCGGCGGAGCCGACTTGCTGCCGCAGCGGCCCCGTCCGGGGCAACTTGACAGAGGCGCACACCCAGATCCAGGACGCGCTGCGGATGGACGACAAGGCCGACGAACGGATCGCCTGGGACCTCAAGGACGACGGTGGCACGCGCCGGGACGCGTTCAACGACGTCGTGCACAGGGGGCGGCGCAAGAGCCCCAAGGAGATCCTCCGCGAGTACCAAGTCACCGACGACCCACGTGGAGTGACGGACTACTTCGGCGAGCAGATCACCCAGGGCGAGGAGAATCTGCTCAGCGACCTGAGTCTCGTGGAGAAGAGCGACTTCAAGGACATCAAGGAGCGCGCCTGGGAGGAGTGCCAGGCGCGCTTCCCCGAGGACGACAACGACGGTCACATGGATGCCTTCAGGCATGCGTACTGGAACGCGCTGATGACCCAGCGATTCGGCCCCGAGTGGGCCGAGCAGTACGGGACTGCGCACGAGCGCCTGCCGGGGAACCCGAAGGACCGGGAGGCCATGGACCTCTACAACAACGAGGTCGGACGCCGCATCGCCATGAACAACCCGACGGACACACCGGCCCAGTTGGCCGCAAAGATCCAGTCGGCGGTGCAGCTCGGCACGACCGTGGTGATGGACCGCGAAGGGAACCTCGTGGCCAGCGACAAGGTGGAGATCGGAGAACACGGACACACCAACAGGGTGAAGGGCGGCACCCACGAGGGCAGGGACCCGGGCGACCCGGGCCCGGGGAGCTAG
- a CDS encoding GNAT family N-acetyltransferase, protein MSDLHIRHATLPDIEAVLQFWRDAAEGTSISDDHDGVARLITRDPEALLLAERDGVLTGTVIAGFDGWRCSAYRLAVHPDHRRQGIATALLEAAEQRFTALGGRRADAMVLEANEQAHHTWAAAGYHRENHWRRWVKPLDG, encoded by the coding sequence ATGAGTGATCTCCACATCCGCCACGCCACTCTCCCGGACATCGAAGCCGTGCTGCAGTTCTGGCGCGACGCCGCGGAAGGAACGAGCATCAGCGACGACCACGACGGAGTGGCCCGACTCATCACACGAGACCCCGAAGCCCTGCTCCTCGCCGAGCGCGACGGCGTCCTCACCGGAACCGTCATAGCCGGCTTCGACGGATGGCGATGCTCCGCCTACCGACTCGCCGTACACCCCGACCACCGTCGGCAAGGCATCGCCACCGCCCTGCTGGAAGCCGCAGAACAACGCTTCACCGCCCTCGGCGGGCGACGCGCCGACGCCATGGTCCTGGAAGCCAACGAGCAGGCCCACCACACGTGGGCCGCAGCTGGCTACCATCGCGAGAACCACTGGCGGCGCTGGGTCAAGCCGCTCGACGGCTGA
- a CDS encoding hemolysin family protein encodes MTDLLLLGVALLLTLACGVFVAAEFSLTTVERSDLERAAERGERGADSALKAVRGLTFQLSGAQLGITVTGLVIGMLSKPAIATLLAGPLDAMSLPRSVADSLTLVLGTAISTVVLMVVGELVPKNWAISHPLSVARKVATAQRGFSAAFRPLIRHLNNTANRTVRRMDLEPAEELASARGPQELVALARHSAKEGALEPDTAELFVRTLNLADLNAENVMTPRVQVIALEVQSTAEDVANATRATGLSRFPVYRGSLDSVVGVAHIKDVLAIPAERRPRHPVSELVREPLLVPATLAVDRLLDRLSGRRTMAVVIDEYGGTAGVVTLEDIVEEVVGEVRDEHDPLETPDLAPAGSDAEGRKVYQADGAARTDQLERIGLRLPDGPYETLAGLIATELGRIPKDGDTLEVAGWSMDVLDATGHRAARVLLHAPLPGSTDEQEKEARR; translated from the coding sequence ATGACCGACCTGCTCCTTCTGGGTGTGGCGCTCCTCCTGACCCTGGCCTGTGGTGTCTTCGTCGCGGCGGAGTTCTCGCTGACGACCGTCGAGCGCAGCGACCTCGAACGCGCCGCCGAGCGCGGTGAGCGGGGCGCGGACAGCGCCCTGAAGGCGGTGCGCGGTCTCACCTTCCAGCTCTCCGGCGCCCAGCTGGGCATCACCGTCACCGGCCTGGTCATCGGCATGCTCTCCAAACCGGCCATCGCCACGCTGCTGGCGGGACCGCTGGATGCCATGAGCCTGCCCCGTTCGGTGGCGGATTCCCTGACCCTGGTCCTCGGTACGGCGATCTCCACGGTCGTCCTGATGGTCGTCGGCGAACTGGTCCCGAAGAACTGGGCCATCTCCCATCCGCTGAGCGTCGCGAGGAAGGTCGCCACCGCCCAGCGCGGTTTCAGCGCCGCCTTCCGGCCGCTGATCCGGCACCTCAACAACACCGCCAACCGCACGGTCCGCCGGATGGACCTGGAGCCCGCCGAGGAGCTGGCCTCGGCCCGCGGCCCGCAGGAGCTGGTGGCGCTGGCCCGGCACTCCGCCAAGGAGGGCGCGCTGGAGCCGGACACCGCCGAACTCTTCGTCCGCACCCTCAACCTCGCCGATCTGAACGCGGAGAACGTCATGACACCGCGGGTGCAGGTGATCGCGCTGGAGGTGCAGTCCACCGCGGAGGACGTGGCCAATGCGACCCGGGCGACCGGGCTGTCCCGCTTCCCCGTCTACCGCGGCAGCCTGGACAGTGTCGTCGGGGTGGCGCACATCAAGGACGTGCTGGCCATCCCGGCCGAGCGCCGCCCCCGCCATCCGGTCTCCGAGCTGGTCCGCGAGCCGCTGCTGGTCCCCGCGACACTGGCCGTCGACCGGCTGCTGGACCGGCTCTCCGGCAGGCGCACGATGGCCGTGGTCATCGACGAATACGGCGGTACGGCGGGCGTGGTGACGCTGGAGGACATCGTCGAGGAAGTGGTCGGCGAGGTCCGCGACGAACACGACCCGCTGGAGACCCCCGACCTGGCGCCGGCCGGCAGCGACGCGGAGGGCCGCAAGGTCTACCAGGCCGATGGCGCCGCGCGCACCGACCAGCTGGAGCGGATCGGCCTGCGGCTGCCGGACGGCCCGTACGAGACCCTCGCCGGTCTCATCGCCACCGAGCTCGGCCGGATACCGAAGGACGGCGACACCCTGGAGGTGGCCGGCTGGTCGATGGATGTCCTGGACGCCACCGGCCACCGCGCGGCGCGGGTGCTGCTGCACGCCCCGCTGCCGGGCAGCACCGACGAGCAGGAGAAGGAGGCCCGCCGATGA
- a CDS encoding hemolysin family protein produces MTAVQLFVGLLTLVVNAFFVGAEFALISVRRSQIEPYAERGDRRATSVLWGLQHVSALLAAAQLGITLCTLVLGAVAEPAIAHLLEPVFHSVGISTALIHPISFVIALSLATYLHMLFGEMVPKNVALAEPVRSALVLGPPLIALTRALRPAIFAINALANGLLKLMRVETKDEVAATFSDDQLAKMVEDSRAAGLLDERAQERLRDALELGRRPVREVLLPVGKVVSAQMGITPEGLERLAAESGFSRFPVVDDTQRILGYLHVKDALDASPRAVPFPVSALRPIARVKAATLLDDVLTAMRGSRTHLAAVIGDDGRLAGLVTMEDVLRGLVLQRPAA; encoded by the coding sequence ATGACCGCGGTCCAGCTGTTCGTGGGTCTGCTGACGCTGGTCGTCAACGCCTTCTTCGTGGGCGCCGAGTTCGCCCTGATCTCGGTGCGCCGCAGCCAGATCGAGCCGTACGCCGAGCGCGGAGACCGCCGGGCGACCAGTGTGCTGTGGGGGTTGCAGCATGTCTCGGCGCTGCTCGCGGCGGCTCAGTTGGGCATCACGCTGTGCACCCTGGTGCTGGGCGCGGTCGCCGAGCCCGCCATCGCCCATCTGCTGGAACCGGTGTTCCATTCGGTGGGCATCTCGACTGCGCTGATCCACCCGATCTCGTTCGTGATCGCGCTGTCGCTGGCCACCTATCTGCACATGCTCTTCGGCGAGATGGTGCCGAAGAACGTCGCGCTGGCCGAGCCGGTACGCAGCGCCCTGGTGCTCGGCCCGCCGCTGATCGCCCTGACCCGGGCGCTGCGCCCGGCGATCTTCGCGATCAACGCGCTGGCCAACGGGCTGCTCAAGCTGATGCGGGTGGAGACCAAGGACGAGGTGGCCGCGACCTTCTCGGACGACCAGCTCGCGAAGATGGTCGAGGACTCCCGGGCGGCCGGGCTGCTCGACGAGCGGGCGCAGGAGCGGCTGCGCGACGCACTGGAGCTGGGCCGCCGCCCGGTCCGGGAGGTGCTGCTGCCGGTCGGGAAGGTCGTCTCCGCACAGATGGGGATCACCCCCGAGGGGCTGGAGCGGCTGGCCGCCGAGTCCGGCTTCTCGCGCTTCCCCGTGGTCGACGACACCCAGCGCATCCTGGGCTATCTGCATGTCAAGGACGCCCTGGACGCGAGCCCCCGCGCGGTGCCCTTCCCGGTCTCCGCGCTGCGCCCGATCGCCCGGGTGAAGGCCGCGACGCTGCTGGACGACGTACTGACGGCGATGCGCGGGTCCCGTACGCATCTGGCCGCGGTGATCGGTGACGACGGTCGGCTGGCCGGGCTGGTGACGATGGAGGACGTGCTCCGGGGGCTGGTGCTGCAACGCCCGGCGGCCTGA
- a CDS encoding SGNH/GDSL hydrolase family protein, with amino-acid sequence MEMNARYTSFVAVGDSFTEGMSDGLPDGSYRGWADLLAARLAAAARPSPGAPEATPAFRYANLAVRGKLIGQIADEQCGPAAAMGADLVTLVGGLNDVLRPKCDVEQVCARFEDAAGQLARGGGQLVLMRSPGRQGPVLERFRPRMEQLFTRIDEVAARHGALVVDLYASRALSDPRLWADDRLHLNAEGHHRVAEAVWQALGLAAASDWDAPLPAAAPPGWGARRAADLRFAREHLVPWVGRRLTGRSSGDGRPAKRPELLPYEG; translated from the coding sequence ATGGAGATGAATGCCCGTTACACCAGTTTCGTCGCGGTCGGCGACAGCTTCACCGAAGGCATGTCGGACGGCCTGCCGGACGGCTCGTACCGCGGCTGGGCCGATCTGCTCGCCGCCCGGCTGGCGGCCGCGGCCCGGCCGTCGCCCGGGGCCCCCGAGGCCACCCCGGCGTTCCGCTACGCCAATCTCGCGGTCCGCGGCAAGCTCATCGGGCAGATCGCCGACGAGCAGTGCGGTCCGGCGGCCGCGATGGGCGCCGATCTGGTGACGCTGGTCGGCGGGCTCAATGACGTTCTGCGGCCCAAGTGCGATGTGGAGCAGGTCTGCGCCCGGTTCGAGGACGCGGCCGGGCAGCTGGCCAGGGGTGGTGGGCAGCTGGTGCTGATGCGCAGCCCGGGGCGTCAGGGGCCCGTACTGGAGCGCTTCCGACCGCGCATGGAGCAGCTGTTCACGCGGATCGACGAGGTGGCCGCCCGGCACGGCGCGCTGGTCGTGGACCTGTACGCGTCACGGGCGCTCTCCGACCCGCGGCTGTGGGCCGACGACCGGCTGCATCTGAACGCCGAGGGGCACCACCGGGTGGCGGAGGCCGTCTGGCAGGCGCTCGGACTGGCCGCCGCGTCGGACTGGGACGCGCCGCTGCCGGCCGCCGCCCCGCCGGGCTGGGGTGCACGGCGGGCCGCGGATCTGCGGTTCGCGCGGGAGCATCTGGTGCCGTGGGTGGGCCGGCGGCTCACCGGCCGGTCCTCGGGTGACGGACGTCCGGCCAAGCGCCCCGAGCTGCTGCCGTACGAGGGCTGA
- the purB gene encoding adenylosuccinate lyase — protein MSAKPRIPNVLAGRYASAELAVLWSPEYKVKLERKLWLAVLRAQKDLGVEVPEQALADYERVLDTVDLASIAEREKVTRHDVKARIEEFNALAGHEQVHKGMTSRDLTENVEQLQVRLSLELMRDRTVAVLARLGSLAAQHAELVMAGRSHNVAAQTTTLGKRFATAADELLVAFARLEELLSRYPLRGIKGPVGTAQDMLDLLGGDAAKLADLEQRIAGHLGFGQAFTSVGQVYPRSLDYEVVTSLVQLAAAPSSLAKTIRLMAGHELVTEGFKPGQVGSSAMPHKMNTRSCERVNGLMVILRGYASMAGELSGDQWNEGDVSCSVVRRVALPDSFFALDGLLETFLTVLDEFGAFPAVIARELDRYLPFLATTKVLMGAVRAGVGREEAHEAIKENAVASALAMREQGAERNELLDKLAADARIPLDKAELDALMADKLSFTGAAADQVAAVVARIEEIAKQHPEAAAYTPGSIL, from the coding sequence GTGTCTGCGAAGCCTCGCATCCCCAATGTCCTGGCCGGCCGCTACGCCTCCGCGGAGCTGGCCGTGCTGTGGTCCCCCGAATACAAGGTCAAGCTGGAGCGGAAGCTGTGGCTTGCCGTGCTGCGTGCACAGAAGGACCTGGGGGTGGAGGTCCCCGAGCAGGCGCTGGCCGACTACGAGCGGGTGCTGGACACCGTCGACCTGGCCTCCATCGCCGAGCGCGAGAAGGTCACCCGGCACGACGTCAAGGCCCGCATCGAGGAGTTCAACGCCCTGGCCGGCCATGAGCAGGTCCACAAGGGCATGACCTCCCGCGACCTGACGGAGAACGTCGAGCAGCTGCAGGTGCGGCTGTCGCTGGAGCTGATGCGGGACCGTACGGTCGCCGTGCTGGCGCGTCTGGGCTCGCTGGCCGCCCAGCACGCCGAGCTGGTCATGGCGGGCCGCTCGCACAATGTCGCCGCGCAGACCACAACCCTCGGCAAGCGTTTCGCGACCGCCGCGGACGAGCTGCTGGTGGCGTTCGCCCGGCTGGAGGAGCTGCTCTCCCGCTACCCGCTGCGCGGCATCAAGGGCCCGGTCGGCACCGCCCAGGACATGCTGGACCTGCTGGGTGGGGACGCCGCCAAGCTCGCCGACCTGGAGCAGCGGATCGCCGGGCACCTCGGCTTCGGCCAGGCGTTCACCTCCGTCGGCCAGGTCTACCCGCGGTCGCTGGACTACGAAGTGGTGACCTCGCTGGTGCAGCTGGCCGCCGCCCCGTCCTCGCTGGCCAAGACCATCCGGCTGATGGCCGGGCACGAGCTGGTCACCGAGGGCTTCAAGCCCGGCCAGGTCGGCTCCTCGGCGATGCCGCACAAGATGAACACCCGCTCCTGCGAGCGCGTCAACGGCCTGATGGTGATCCTGCGCGGCTATGCCTCGATGGCCGGTGAGCTCTCCGGCGACCAGTGGAACGAGGGCGATGTGTCCTGCTCCGTGGTGCGCCGGGTCGCCCTGCCGGACTCCTTCTTCGCGCTGGACGGTCTGCTGGAGACGTTCCTGACCGTGCTCGACGAGTTCGGCGCGTTCCCCGCCGTCATCGCCCGCGAGCTGGACCGCTATCTGCCCTTCCTCGCCACGACGAAGGTGCTGATGGGCGCCGTCCGCGCCGGTGTGGGCCGCGAGGAGGCGCACGAGGCGATCAAGGAGAACGCGGTCGCCTCGGCGCTGGCCATGCGGGAGCAGGGCGCGGAGCGCAACGAGCTGCTGGACAAGCTCGCCGCCGATGCGCGGATCCCGCTGGACAAGGCGGAGTTGGACGCCCTGATGGCGGACAAGCTCTCCTTCACCGGCGCGGCGGCCGACCAGGTGGCGGCCGTCGTCGCCCGGATCGAGGAGATCGCCAAGCAGCACCCGGAGGCCGCGGCATACACCCCCGGCTCGATCCTCTGA
- the mug gene encoding G/U mismatch-specific DNA glycosylase, with the protein MRFTPEELEAARGRLVPDVAASGLRVLFCGINPGLMTAATGHHFARPGNRFWPVLHAAGFTPRQFRPAEQEELLAHGLGITNVVARATAKADELTAQEYREGGRLLAEKVARLRPRWLAVAGVTAYRVAFDDKKAAIGPQQRTLGNTRVWALPNPSGLNAHWTVATMAEEYGRLRAAAFAEGDGE; encoded by the coding sequence GTGCGCTTCACCCCCGAAGAGCTCGAAGCCGCTCGCGGCCGCCTCGTCCCGGACGTGGCCGCGAGCGGCCTTCGCGTGCTCTTCTGCGGTATCAACCCCGGGCTGATGACGGCGGCCACCGGCCACCACTTCGCCCGGCCCGGCAACAGGTTCTGGCCGGTCCTGCACGCGGCCGGCTTCACGCCGCGTCAATTCCGCCCCGCCGAGCAGGAAGAGCTGCTCGCCCATGGCCTCGGCATCACCAATGTGGTGGCGCGGGCGACGGCCAAGGCCGATGAGCTGACCGCGCAGGAGTACCGCGAGGGCGGCCGGCTGCTGGCCGAGAAGGTGGCGCGGCTGCGGCCCCGCTGGCTCGCCGTCGCCGGTGTCACGGCGTATCGCGTGGCCTTCGACGACAAGAAGGCCGCGATCGGGCCGCAGCAGCGCACGCTGGGCAATACCCGCGTCTGGGCCCTGCCCAACCCCAGTGGTCTGAACGCCCATTGGACGGTGGCGACCATGGCGGAGGAGTACGGACGGCTGCGCGCGGCGGCGTTCGCGGAGGGTGACGGGGAATAG
- a CDS encoding alkaline phosphatase family protein, which translates to MRRSRRRNVTALAGAFALATAGLGIWAGNGFGAEAAAAAVPTPDHVVVVVFENHAYDQVMGASGAPYINSLASGGASLTASYAETHPSQPNYYALFSGDTQGVTDDSCVDPGFSDAPNLASELTAAGKSWASYNESLPAEGSTTCKSGKYAQKHNPWFGFSNVPTGSAHTVDAFPSDFSKLPTVSFVVPNLCSDMHDCSVSTGDSWLKDHLKSYADWAKTHNSLLLLTFDEDNRLSGNRIPTVLYGEPVRAGATSDTTYNHYDVLRTLEDMYGTSHAGQAADAKDISGIWAG; encoded by the coding sequence ATCCGCCGCTCCCGCCGCCGCAACGTCACCGCACTCGCCGGGGCGTTCGCCCTGGCCACCGCCGGTCTCGGCATCTGGGCGGGGAACGGCTTCGGCGCCGAGGCCGCCGCGGCCGCCGTGCCCACCCCCGACCATGTCGTCGTGGTGGTCTTCGAGAACCACGCCTACGACCAGGTGATGGGCGCCTCCGGCGCGCCGTACATCAACTCCCTTGCCTCCGGTGGCGCCAGTCTGACCGCCTCCTACGCCGAAACCCACCCCAGCCAGCCCAACTACTACGCCCTTTTCTCCGGCGACACCCAGGGCGTCACCGACGACAGCTGCGTCGACCCGGGATTCAGCGACGCCCCCAACCTCGCCTCCGAGCTGACCGCGGCCGGCAAGTCCTGGGCCAGCTACAACGAGTCGCTGCCCGCCGAGGGCTCGACCACCTGCAAGAGCGGCAAGTACGCCCAGAAGCACAACCCGTGGTTCGGCTTCAGCAATGTCCCCACCGGGTCGGCACACACCGTGGACGCCTTCCCCAGCGACTTCTCGAAGCTGCCCACCGTCTCGTTCGTCGTACCGAACCTGTGCAGCGATATGCACGACTGCTCGGTGTCCACGGGCGACAGCTGGCTGAAGGACCACCTCAAGAGCTACGCCGACTGGGCCAAGACCCACAACAGTCTGCTGCTGCTCACCTTCGACGAGGACAACCGGCTCAGCGGCAACCGCATCCCGACCGTGCTGTACGGCGAGCCCGTGCGGGCCGGTGCCACTTCGGACACCACCTACAACCACTACGACGTGCTGCGCACCCTTGAGGACATGTACGGCACCTCGCACGCGGGCCAGGCCGCCGACGCCAAGGACATCAGCGGTATCTGGGCCGGCTGA
- a CDS encoding MFS transporter: MYLADGRPAPATSDAPGGRIAGRGRRATAAVPSTVLVLGVVSLITDISSEMVTAVLPLYLVAELGLSPLGFGVLDGVYNGVSALVRLVGGRLSDRGGGGGHKAVAAVGYGLSALCKPLLLLVHSLPLIGVVLAVDRTGKGLRTAPRDAMISLAAEPATRGRAFGVHRAMDTAGALCGPLVAFLLLRAAAEGYDAVFTVSFCVAVLGVVVLLLFVPGRTVPGRTVPGRALPAARALPAAEDTAGRAPDGPRTPVRALLGRPQIRRLTACAVLLGLTTVSDSFLYLALQRRLDLPVGWFPLLPLGTAAAFLSLAVPMGAIADRIGRRRLFVAGHLVLLCAYGLLLAPFGGGAALVGAVLVLHGAFYAATDGVLAAATADAAPEDARGSGLAVVQTGQTAARFVCSLTFGAAWTAWGDRTAVLAAAVGLALAAALSARLLRPAGPATAPNSPSEHTP, encoded by the coding sequence GTGTATCTCGCAGACGGCCGCCCGGCCCCGGCCACCTCTGATGCGCCGGGCGGCCGAATCGCCGGACGCGGCCGCCGCGCCACAGCCGCCGTCCCCTCCACGGTGCTGGTCCTGGGCGTGGTCAGCCTCATCACCGATATCTCCTCGGAGATGGTCACGGCCGTGCTCCCGCTGTACCTCGTCGCCGAACTCGGGCTGTCCCCGCTGGGGTTCGGCGTACTGGACGGGGTCTACAACGGGGTGAGCGCGCTGGTGCGGCTGGTGGGCGGCCGGCTGTCGGACCGGGGCGGGGGCGGGGGCCACAAGGCGGTGGCCGCGGTGGGGTACGGGCTCTCCGCGCTCTGCAAGCCGCTGTTGCTGCTGGTGCACTCGTTGCCGCTGATCGGGGTGGTGCTGGCGGTGGACCGGACCGGCAAGGGGCTGCGGACCGCACCACGGGACGCGATGATCTCGCTGGCCGCCGAACCGGCGACCCGTGGCCGGGCGTTCGGGGTGCACCGGGCGATGGACACCGCGGGCGCGCTGTGCGGCCCGCTGGTGGCGTTTCTGCTGCTGCGGGCGGCGGCCGAGGGCTATGACGCGGTGTTCACGGTCAGCTTCTGTGTCGCCGTACTGGGTGTGGTCGTCCTTCTGCTGTTCGTCCCGGGCCGCACCGTTCCGGGCCGCACCGTCCCGGGCCGCGCGCTGCCCGCCGCCCGCGCCCTGCCCGCCGCCGAGGACACCGCCGGACGGGCCCCGGACGGACCGCGGACGCCGGTCCGTGCCCTGCTGGGCCGACCGCAGATACGCCGACTGACCGCCTGCGCCGTCCTGCTCGGGCTGACCACCGTCAGCGACTCCTTCCTGTATCTGGCCCTGCAGCGGCGGCTGGACCTCCCGGTGGGGTGGTTTCCGCTGCTCCCGCTGGGCACCGCCGCGGCGTTTCTGTCGCTGGCGGTACCGATGGGGGCGATCGCCGACCGGATCGGCCGGCGGCGGCTGTTCGTGGCCGGGCATCTGGTGCTGCTGTGCGCCTATGGGCTGCTGTTGGCGCCCTTCGGCGGTGGTGCGGCGCTGGTGGGTGCCGTGCTCGTGCTGCATGGCGCGTTCTATGCGGCGACCGACGGAGTGCTGGCCGCCGCGACCGCCGACGCGGCGCCCGAGGACGCCCGTGGCAGCGGTCTGGCGGTGGTGCAGACCGGTCAGACGGCCGCCCGCTTCGTCTGTTCGCTCACCTTCGGCGCCGCCTGGACGGCCTGGGGCGACCGCACCGCCGTCCTCGCCGCGGCCGTTGGACTGGCCCTGGCCGCGGCTCTCAGCGCCCGGCTGCTGCGGCCGGCCGGACCGGCCACGGCCCCGAACTCCCCCTCGGAGCACACACCGTGA
- a CDS encoding PD40 domain-containing protein, translated as MNHTARLVILLATVAVLGAVAVGAILHAAGRADRKDRTQSGGPEVAPGPVRLDDPRHGLFRNMAWGPHRDEITAVPEGRLTGPRTASGVHCLRFHAAAGTGICLQAVHGKLRDTYRAVLLDNRLRALRHYDLAGTPTRARVSPSGRSVAWTVFVSGDSYAGTAFSTRTSIVDTRGRHLDANLETYALTVDRHRVHAVDINVWGVTFADDTRFYATAATGGKTYLVRGDRRTRTLRALHSNVECPSLSPDGTRIAYKKRVAGADPDAPWRLYVLDLRTLRETATGEHRNIDDQAIWRDGRTLVYSLPGDYGSDLWTVPADGTGTPHRLLSAALAPAFSR; from the coding sequence TTGAACCACACCGCGCGCCTGGTCATCCTGCTCGCCACCGTGGCCGTACTCGGCGCGGTCGCCGTCGGCGCGATCCTGCACGCCGCCGGGCGCGCCGACCGGAAGGACCGCACACAGTCCGGCGGCCCCGAGGTGGCCCCCGGGCCCGTACGCCTGGACGATCCGCGCCATGGTCTCTTCCGCAACATGGCCTGGGGGCCGCACCGCGACGAGATCACCGCCGTGCCGGAAGGGCGGCTCACCGGACCGCGCACCGCGTCCGGGGTGCACTGCCTGCGGTTCCACGCGGCCGCCGGGACCGGCATCTGCCTCCAGGCCGTGCACGGCAAACTCCGGGACACCTACCGCGCCGTCCTCCTGGACAACCGGCTGCGCGCACTGCGCCATTACGACCTGGCCGGTACCCCCACCCGCGCCCGGGTCTCCCCCAGCGGCCGCAGCGTCGCCTGGACCGTCTTCGTCAGCGGTGACTCCTACGCGGGCACCGCCTTCTCCACCCGCACCTCCATCGTCGACACCCGTGGCCGGCACCTGGACGCCAACCTGGAGACCTACGCGCTGACCGTCGACAGGCACCGGGTCCACGCCGTCGATATCAACGTCTGGGGCGTCACCTTCGCCGATGACACCCGCTTCTACGCCACCGCCGCCACCGGCGGAAAGACCTATCTCGTCCGCGGCGACCGCCGCACCAGAACCCTCCGGGCCTTGCACTCCAATGTCGAATGCCCCTCGCTCTCCCCCGATGGCACCCGGATCGCCTACAAGAAGCGCGTCGCGGGCGCCGACCCCGATGCCCCCTGGCGGCTGTACGTCCTCGACCTGCGCACCTTGCGCGAGACCGCGACCGGCGAACACCGCAACATCGACGACCAGGCCATCTGGCGCGACGGCCGCACCCTGGTCTACTCCCTGCCGGGCGACTACGGCTCCGACCTCTGGACCGTCCCCGCCGACGGCACCGGCACCCCGCACCGCCTCCTCTCCGCGGCGCTCGCCCCTGCCTTCTCCCGTTAA